A window of the Salvelinus alpinus chromosome 3, SLU_Salpinus.1, whole genome shotgun sequence genome harbors these coding sequences:
- the LOC139569867 gene encoding uncharacterized protein encodes MNTAAIRVVLQTQKQTRPDQTLLKHLQTSPQTPTDTAIHPSNTPQTTPDTPQKPFRHPQTPLRPLQTPIRPLQTPLRPPQTLLRNHQTLPRHPSDPPRHPPDTPQTLLENTPDNSQTHSTPLRHTQTPLRHLQTTHQASIIPPRPPSDTFRHLQTLPDTPRHPSDIPRHPQTTHQTPIIPPRPLSDTPRHPSDTFRHSQTPPDTPQTPSDTFRHSQTPPDTPQTSPDTPRPPIRHPSYPPDPSQTHPDTPKTPPDHPSDTHHTPQTPLRHTQTPLRHLQTLPDTPRHPSDTPRHPQTTTRHPSDIPRPPPDTPQPAMSIKQHPTLP; translated from the exons ATGAACACAGCGGCCATCAGAGTGGTTCTTCAAACTCAAAAACAGACTAGACCGGATCAGACACTCCTCAAACACCTCCAGACCTCTCCTCAGACACCCACAGACACCGCCATACACCCTTCAAACACCCCCCAGACAACCCCAGACACCCCTCAGAAACCCTTCAGACACCCCCAGACACCCCTCAGACCCCTCCAGACACCCATCAGACCCCTCCAGACACCCCTCAGACCCCCCCAGACACTCCTCAGAAACCACCAGACACTCCCCAGACACCCCTCAGACCCCCCCAGACACCCCCCAGACACCCCTCAGACACTCCTCGAAAACACCCCAGACAACTCTCAGACACACTCA ACCCCCCTCAGACACACCCAGACACCCCTAAGACACCTCCAGACCACCCATCAGGCATCCATCATACCCCCCAGACCCCCCTCAGACACCTTCAGACACCTTCAGACACTCCCAGACACCCCCAGACACCCCTCAGACATCCCCAGACACCCCCAGACCACCCATCAGACACCCATCATACCCCCCAGACCCCTCTCAGACACACCCAGACACCCCTCAGACACCTTCAGACACTCCCAGACACCCCCAGACACCCCTCAGACACCTTCAGACACCTTCAGACACTCCCAGACACCCCCAGACACCCCTCAGACATCCCCAGACACCCCCAGACCACCCATCAGACACCCATCATACCCCCCAGACCCCTCTCAGACACACCCAGACACCCCTAAGACACCTCCAGACCACCCATCAGACACCCATCATACCCCCCAGACCCCCCTCAGACACACCCAGACACCCCTCAGACACCTTCAGACACTCCCAGACACCCCCAGACACCCCTCAGACACCCCCAGACACCCCCAGACCACCACCAGACACCCCTCAGACATCCCCAGACCACCACCAGACACCCCTCAGCCAGCCATGTCTATTAAGCAACATCCTACCCTCCCATAG